Proteins found in one Coffea eugenioides isolate CCC68of chromosome 5, Ceug_1.0, whole genome shotgun sequence genomic segment:
- the LOC113771166 gene encoding uncharacterized protein LOC113771166: MRIHPNISSNGVEVEMIKYGVHPSKWQIYKALSKARNEIEGNHSESYTKLPKYAELLRKYNLHSICKIHYDRPTLLVESRFLRIFISFKAQRSGFLEGCRPFVGFDGCILKGPFGGVLLTAVTLDANNSIFPIAFAGLNLAYEEIVPIAHGRHCCRHICSNFKTQFPSILLSNLFCRAAKSFDIAGHNEAMANIKKLNIEAWRYLEKIPKTSWCRYTFNTGIKCDHVTNNYTESFNAWVGELRGKPISTLVEGLRKKFMKKTHKRYQKGCTLTTIVTPKMMDKLQKIGQASRQCQLTMADDDIFEVGDMNRSYIVNLPAKSCNCGAFQILGLPCKHATLGIIYKRQKLESYCDHWFSRDMYLKTYASLSNRRGKPGRGTVNTDLSGATLWDHVQGNVPVVRLSQRSNHSPPSQPATVNVQQQIQTTTTASKKKTGRPLCNTGTTTRGSSKRTNSNTTTQVTQTLEPPPVQQIAASQVAIAASLSINVAIALQSTNLQYLFLIVKDVGEFHDAPLWLEAAILFAAIFHLKLPN; encoded by the exons ATGAGAATTCACCCTAACATATCTTCCAACGGAGTAGAAGTAGAGATGATTAAATATGGTGTGCATCCAAGCAAATGGCAAATTTATAAAGCACTTTCAAAAGCAAGAAATGAGATTGAAGGCAATCACAGTGAATCCTACACCAAATTGCCAAAGTATGCAGAACTTCTCAGGAAATACAACCTGCACAGCATCTGTAAAATACATTATGATAGGCCTACTCTCCTTGTTGAGTCTAGATTTTTGAGAATATTTATTAGTTTCAAAGCTCAAAGAAGTGGATTTCTTGAAGGCTGTAGACcttttgttggttttgatgGATGTATTTTGAAAGGTCCCTTTGGTGGTGTACTTCTCACAGCAGTTACTTTAGATGCTAACAATAGCATCTTTCCTATTGCATTTGCT GGCTTGAATCTTGCTTATGAAGAGATAGTGCCTATTGCTCATGGAAGGCATTGCTGTAGGCATATCTGTAGCAATtttaaaactcaatttcctagTATTTTGCTTAGTAACCTGTTCTGCAGAGCAGCAAAAAGCTTTGACATTGCAGGGCATAATGAAGCCATGGCCAACATAAAGAAGCTAAACATAGAAGCTTGGAGATATCTAGAGAAAATTCCCAAAACAAGTTGGTGTAGATATACCTTTAATACTGGAATTAAGTGTGATCATGTCACGAATAACTATACTGAGTCCTTTAATGCATGGGTAGGTGAGCTAAGAGGGAAACCTATCTCAACATTGGTTGAGGGGTTGAGGAAGAAGTTCATGAAGAAAACGCACAAGAGATATCAAAAAGGGTGCACACTAACCACTATTGTCACCCCAAAGATGATGGATAAGCTGCAAAAAATAGGACAAGCATCAAGACAATGTCAACTTACTATGGCAGATGATGACATATTTGAAGTGGGGGATATGAACAGGTCTTACATAGTCAATTTGCCAGCTAAAAGTTGTAATTGTGGAGCTTTTCAAATTTTAGGACTTCCTTGTAAACATGCTACATTGGGGATTATTTACAAGAGACAGAAGCTAGAGTCCTACTGTGACCATTGGTTCTCAAGAGATATGTACTTAAAGACATATGCaagt TTGAGCAATAGAAGAGGCAAACCAGGAAGAGGGACTGTAAACACTGACCTGTCAGGAGCTACTCTTtgg GATCATGTGCAAGGCAACGTGCCTGTTGTACGCTTAAGCCAAAGAAGCAATCATTCTCCTCCAAGTCAACCTGCAACTGTGAATGTACAACAGCAGATTCAGACCACAACAACTgcttcaaagaaaaag ACAGGAAGGCCATTGTGCAATACTGGAACAACTACTAGAGGGAGTAGCAAGAGAACTAACTCAAATACAACTACTCAGGTCACTCAAACTCTGGAACCTCCTCCAGTTCAACAAATTGCAGCATCTCAAGTTGCTATAGCTGCATCTTTGTCAATCAATGTAGCTATAGCACTGCAGTCAACAAAT CTGCAATATTTGTTCCTTATTGTGAAGGATGTTGGGGAGTTCCATGATGCTCCCTTGTGGTTGGAAGCAGCCATACTCTTTGCTGCAATATTTCACCTCAAGCTGCCAAATTGA